From one Triticum urartu cultivar G1812 chromosome 3, Tu2.1, whole genome shotgun sequence genomic stretch:
- the LOC125546116 gene encoding two-component response regulator ORR4-like encodes MTVVDAEARFHVLAVDDSVIDRKLIEMLLRTSSYQVTMVDSGSKALEVLGLREEGDDDSSSPSSSAPDHHQEVGVNLIITDYCMPGMTGYDLLRRVKGSSSLKDIPVVIMSSENVPARISRSASTITSLPP; translated from the exons ATGACGGTGGTCGACGCCGAGGCCCGGTTCCACGTCctggcggtggacgacagcgtcATCGACCGGAAGCTCATCGAGATGCTGCTCAGGACCTCCTCCTACCAAG TCACCATGGTGGACTCCGGGAGCAAGGCGCTGGAGGTCCTGGGACTGAGAGAAGAGGGCGACGACGACTCCTCATCCCCTTCCTCCTCCGCCCCTGACCACCATCAG GAGGTGGGCGTGAATTTGATCATCACAGACTACTGCATGCCTGGCATGACAGGATACGATCTGCTGAGGAGGGTCAAG GGGTCATCTTCATTGAAGGACATTCCAGTGGTGATCATGTCGTCTGAGAATGTGCCTGCCAGGATCAGCAGGTCAGCCAGCACCATAACCTCCCTCCCTCCATGA